The Amblyomma americanum isolate KBUSLIRL-KWMA chromosome 3, ASM5285725v1, whole genome shotgun sequence genome window below encodes:
- the LOC144124989 gene encoding uncharacterized protein LOC144124989, with translation MSSSASLEASATPPTLKMSSRQLLNVSSLSKHSAPGGGTPLLVADARRRLQLASASRLAVHQLLGSLALLCLLSLLMAFLALFFLQRVASAGPQNTSNSPEEHLALYQVAVAMSTLTISLNLCCLFVCCIQFLLGVKLLRTPNGLDRTNMFIKRSSHTRVLAIAGFFLSIPVFFTGVILFTFIHFHELPAIVTSVVIGLGIVFCGVASVHNVYLWQWEKTCATRELVESRALGVQPDLTHTLELSTLV, from the exons ATGTCGAGCTCGGCGAGCCTCGAGGCGTCCGCCACGCCGCCAACGCTCAAGATGTCCAGCCGGCAGCTGCTGAACGTCAGCTCGCTCAGCAAACACTCGGCCCCGGGCGGAGGCACGCCGTTGCTCGTGGCCGACGCGCGGAGGCGCCTGCAACTGGCGTCTGCGTCGCGCCTGGCCGTGCACCAGCTACTGGGCTCGCTGGCACTGCTGTGCCTCCTCTCGCTGCTCATGGCGTTCCTGGCGCTCTTCTTTCTGCAACGCGTGGCCAGCGCGGGTCCGCAGAACACGAGCAACAGCCCGGAGGAGCACCTGGCCCTCTACCAGGTGGCCGTGGCCATGAGCACACTCACCATCTCCCTCAACCTGTGCTGCCTCTTCGTCTGTTGCATCCAGTTCCTGCTCGGTGTCAAGCTTCTCCGCACGCCGAACGGACTCGACAG gacaaacatGTTCATCAAGAGGAGTTCTCATACTCGTGTGCTGGCTATTGCTGGCTTCTTCTTGTCAATACCAGTCTTTTTCACAG GAGTAATCCTCTTCACGTTCATCCACTTCCACGAGTTGCCAGCCATTGTGACCAGTGTTGTGATTGGACTGGGCATCGTCTTCTGTGGTGTGGCTTCCGTCCATAACGTCTACCTCTGGCAATGGGAGAAGACCTGTGCCACCCGAGAACTGGTCGAGAGCCGAGCGCTGGGTGTGCAGCCGGACTTGACCCACACCCTCGAGCTGTCAACGCTGGTGTGA